A region from the Mycobacterium heidelbergense genome encodes:
- a CDS encoding hydrogenase large subunit has translation MSHDWVRRRLSQDGLTEMAEDLLDKGFRLGLMAAHDDGATLRVVYLFLAGWPDRRVELECVVPSADPAVPSLAYLSFAAGRFEREMADLYGIRPVGHPRVRRLVRHAHWPEDWYPMRGAAAPASEFEGAAHFPFVTVEGPGVYEIPVGPVHAGVIEPGHFRFSVAGETVLRLKARLWFVHRGVEKLFQGRPADGAVDLAERVSGDTSIAHALAHSLAIEDALGVELPDDARRLRALLVELERLYNHVADLGALANDVGFSLANAHAQRIRERLLRINAVVTGHRLLRNAIRPGAVALRALPDATELRSVAADVAEVAELTLRNTVLYDRFDGTAVLHTEDAHALGCLGYVARASGMRTDARLQHPTTALPVTEIGAAAGDVLARYTVRRDEFAASTELACRLIETHSGPTEYAVTPAPPRTARSGIGIVEGWRGTVVHRVEIDDANRITRAKIVDPSWFNWPALPVAMADTIVPDFPLANKSFNQSYAGNDL, from the coding sequence ATGAGCCACGACTGGGTCCGCCGCAGGCTGTCCCAGGACGGGCTGACCGAGATGGCGGAAGACCTGCTGGACAAGGGCTTTCGGCTGGGCCTGATGGCAGCCCACGACGACGGCGCCACCTTGCGCGTCGTGTACCTGTTCCTCGCCGGCTGGCCCGATCGCCGCGTCGAGCTCGAATGCGTTGTGCCCAGCGCCGATCCGGCGGTGCCTTCGCTGGCATATCTCTCGTTCGCGGCCGGCCGATTCGAGCGCGAGATGGCCGACCTGTATGGGATCCGGCCCGTCGGGCATCCCAGGGTGCGTCGGCTGGTGCGACACGCCCACTGGCCCGAGGACTGGTATCCCATGCGCGGCGCCGCCGCGCCCGCATCGGAATTCGAAGGCGCCGCCCATTTCCCGTTCGTCACCGTCGAGGGGCCGGGAGTATACGAGATCCCCGTGGGCCCGGTTCACGCCGGGGTGATCGAACCCGGCCACTTCCGCTTCTCCGTCGCCGGCGAGACCGTGCTGCGGCTGAAGGCTCGACTGTGGTTCGTCCACCGGGGCGTGGAAAAGCTTTTCCAGGGCCGGCCGGCCGACGGCGCGGTCGACCTGGCCGAGCGCGTCAGCGGCGACACCTCCATCGCTCACGCCCTCGCCCACAGCCTCGCGATCGAAGACGCGCTCGGGGTCGAACTCCCCGACGACGCGCGGCGCCTGCGCGCGCTGCTCGTCGAGCTGGAGCGCCTCTACAATCACGTCGCCGACCTGGGCGCGCTGGCCAACGACGTCGGATTCTCCCTCGCCAACGCGCACGCGCAACGCATCCGCGAGCGACTGCTGCGAATCAACGCGGTGGTCACCGGGCATCGGTTGCTGCGCAACGCCATTCGCCCCGGGGCGGTCGCGCTGCGGGCGCTCCCCGACGCCACCGAGCTGAGGTCCGTTGCGGCCGACGTCGCCGAGGTCGCCGAACTGACCCTGCGCAACACGGTGCTGTACGACCGGTTCGACGGGACGGCCGTCCTGCACACGGAGGACGCTCACGCCCTCGGCTGCCTCGGCTACGTCGCGCGCGCCAGCGGAATGCGCACCGACGCCCGGCTCCAACACCCCACCACCGCGCTGCCCGTCACCGAGATCGGCGCCGCCGCGGGTGACGTGCTGGCGCGCTACACGGTGCGGCGCGACGAATTCGCCGCGTCCACCGAGTTGGCATGCCGGCTGATCGAAACACACTCCGGCCCAACCGAATACGCCGTCACCCCGGCGCCGCCGCGCACGGCCCGCAGCGGTATCGGCATCGTCGAGGGTTGGCGCGGCACCGTCGTCCATCGCGTCGAAATCGACGACGCCAACCGTATCACCCGCGCCAAGATCGTCGACCCCTCCTGGTTCAACTGGCCCGCGCTGCCCGTCGCGATGGCCGACACCATCGTCCCCGACTTTCCGCTGGCGAATAAGAGCTTCAACCAGTCCTACGCCGGCAATGACCTTTGA
- a CDS encoding HhH-GPD family protein has protein sequence MPSQLGIPADELVAWYGRSRRDLPWRGPGVSAWQILVSEFMLQQTPVARVLSIWPDWVRRWPTASATAAASAADVLRAWGKLGYPRRAKRLHECAIVIARDHDDVVPDDVDTLLGLPGVGGYTARAVACFAYRRPVPVVDTNVRRVVARAVHGLADAGAPSAARDHADVAALLPNDEVAPEFSVALMELGATVCTARAPRCGLCPVAACAWRQAAYPPAQGPARRVQAYAGTDRQVRGRLLDVLRDNDSPVTRAELDLAWLTDTQQRDRALDSLLADGLVRPTADGRFALPGEDRPRG, from the coding sequence ATGCCTAGTCAACTGGGCATCCCGGCCGACGAGCTAGTGGCGTGGTACGGCCGGTCGCGCCGTGACCTGCCCTGGAGGGGGCCGGGCGTCAGCGCATGGCAAATCCTGGTCAGCGAGTTCATGCTGCAGCAGACGCCGGTGGCCCGGGTGCTGTCGATCTGGCCGGACTGGGTGCGGCGGTGGCCGACGGCGTCGGCCACCGCGGCGGCCAGCGCCGCCGACGTGCTGCGCGCCTGGGGCAAGCTCGGCTATCCGAGGCGGGCAAAGCGCTTGCACGAGTGCGCCATCGTCATTGCCCGTGACCACGACGACGTGGTCCCCGATGACGTCGACACTCTGTTGGGGTTGCCGGGCGTCGGTGGTTACACCGCGCGGGCCGTGGCCTGCTTCGCCTATCGCCGGCCGGTGCCCGTGGTGGACACCAACGTGCGTCGCGTGGTGGCCCGCGCGGTGCACGGCCTGGCCGATGCCGGCGCGCCGTCGGCGGCGCGTGACCACGCCGACGTGGCGGCGCTGCTGCCGAACGACGAGGTGGCGCCGGAGTTTTCGGTCGCGCTGATGGAGCTGGGCGCGACCGTGTGCACGGCGCGGGCGCCGCGCTGCGGGTTGTGCCCGGTTGCCGCGTGCGCGTGGCGGCAAGCCGCCTATCCGCCCGCGCAGGGGCCGGCCCGTCGCGTCCAGGCCTACGCCGGGACCGACCGTCAGGTGCGCGGCCGTTTGTTGGACGTCTTGCGCGACAACGACTCTCCGGTCACGCGAGCGGAGCTGGACCTGGCCTGGCTGACCGACACCCAGCAGCGCGACAGAGCGCTGGATTCGTTGCTGGCCGACGGCCTGGTGAGGCCGACGGCCGACGGGCGGTTCGCATTGCCGGGCGAGGACCGGCCGCGCGGCTGA
- a CDS encoding carbonic anhydrase, whose translation MPNTSPVTAWKALKEGNERFVAGKAEHPSQSVEHRASLAAVQKPTAVIFGCADSRVAAELIFDQGLGDMFVVRTAGQVIDSAVLGSIEYAVTLLDVPLIVILGHDSCGAVKAALGAIEDGTIPGGFVRDLVERVAPSILMGRRDGLTRVDEFEERHVRETVVQLMARSMAIAERVAAGTLAIAAVTYHLADGRAALVDHVGDIGE comes from the coding sequence ATGCCCAATACCAGTCCGGTAACCGCGTGGAAAGCACTCAAAGAGGGTAACGAGCGATTCGTCGCAGGCAAGGCCGAGCATCCCAGCCAAAGCGTCGAGCATCGAGCCAGCCTGGCCGCCGTCCAGAAGCCGACCGCGGTGATATTCGGCTGCGCGGACAGCCGCGTCGCCGCCGAGCTGATCTTCGATCAGGGCCTGGGCGACATGTTCGTGGTTCGCACCGCCGGGCAGGTCATCGATTCGGCGGTGCTGGGGTCCATCGAGTACGCCGTGACCTTGCTCGACGTGCCACTCATCGTCATCCTCGGTCACGACAGCTGCGGCGCCGTCAAGGCGGCGCTGGGGGCGATCGAGGACGGCACGATACCCGGCGGCTTCGTGCGGGATCTGGTGGAGCGGGTGGCGCCGTCGATCCTGATGGGCCGCCGCGACGGCCTGACCCGCGTCGACGAGTTCGAGGAAAGGCACGTGCGCGAGACGGTGGTCCAGCTCATGGCGCGCTCGATGGCCATCGCCGAGCGGGTGGCCGCCGGCACCTTGGCCATCGCGGCCGTCACCTATCACCTCGCCGACGGGCGGGCGGCGCTGGTCGACCACGTCGGCGATATCGGAGAGTAA